In the Tenrec ecaudatus isolate mTenEca1 chromosome 16, mTenEca1.hap1, whole genome shotgun sequence genome, one interval contains:
- the LOXL4 gene encoding lysyl oxidase homolog 4, translating into MMWFPLATLSLILLLLDQAPPSRPQSLANKKLRLVGPGSRPEEGRLEVLYQGQWGTVCDDDFALQEATVACRQLGFETALTWAHSAKYGQGEGPIWLDNVHCAGTESALDQCGSNGWGVSDCSHSEDVGVVCHPQRQRGYVSERISNALGPLGRRLEEVRLKPILASAKRRSPVTEGAVEVKYEGEWRQVCDQGWSMNNSRVVCGMLGFPSQQPVNKNYYRKVWNLKMKDPNSRLKSLTKKNSFWIHRVTCLGTEPHMASCQVQVSPAQGKPRAACPGGMHAVVSCVAGPHFRPPKAKARHKEPRAQEPRVRLRAGAQVGEGRVEVLRHHQWGTVCDHRWNLISASVVCRQLGFGSAREALFGAQLGQGLGPIHLSEVRCRGYERTLSDCGALEGSQNGCRHENDAAVRCNVPNTGFRNQVRLAGGRSAEEGVVEVQVEVNGIQRWGAVCSDHWGLTEAMVTCRQLGLGFANHAIKDTWYWQGTPGSGDVVLSGVRCSGTELALQQCQRHGPVHCSHGAGRFSAGVSCTDSAPDLVMNAQLVQETAYLEDRPLSQLYCAHEENCLSRSADLMDWPYGHRRLLRFSSQIFNLGRADFRPKTGRHSWIWHQCHMHYHSIEVFTHYDLLTLNGSKVAEGHKASFCLEDTNCPTGLQRRYACANFGEQGVTVGCWDTYRHDIDCQWVDITDVGPGDYIFQVVVNPKFEVAESDFSNNMMQCRCKYDGHRVWLHNCHTGDSYRANTELSVEQAQRLRNNLI; encoded by the exons ATGATGTGGTTTCCACTAGCCACCCTCTCCCTGATCCTGCTGCTGCTGGACCAGGCCCCTCCCAGCAGACCACAGTCCCTGGCAAACAAGAAACTCCGGCTGGTGGGCCCAGGAAGCAGGCCAGAGGAGGGCCGCCTGGAGGTGCTATACCAGGGCCAGTGGGGCACCGTGTGTGATGACGACTTTGCCCTCCAAGAGGCCACAGTGGCCTGCCGCCAGCTGGGCTTTGAGACGGCCCTGACCTGGGCTCACAGTGCCAAGTATGGCCAAGGGGAAG GCCCCATCTGGCTGGACAATGTGCACTGTGCGGGCACAGAGAGCGCTCTGGACCAGTGCGGGTCTAACGGCTGGGGTGTCAGCGACTGCAGCCACTCGGAGGATGTCGGGGTAGTGTGTCACCCCCAGCGCCAGCGTGGCTATGTTTCTGAGAGGATCTCCAATGCCCTTGGGCCCCTG GGCCGGCGGCTGGAGGAAGTGCGGCTCAAGCCCATCCTGGCCAGCGCCAAGCGGAGGAGCCCAGTGACTGAGGGGGCTGTGGAGGTGAAGTACGAGGGAGAGTGGCGGCAGGTGTGTGACCAGGGCTGGAGCATGAACAACAGCAGAGTGGTGTGCGGGATGCTAGGCTTCCCCAGCCAGCAGCCAGTCAACAAGAACTACTACAG GAAGGTCTGGAATCTGAAGATGAAGGATCCCAATTCCAG GCTGAAGAGCTTGACCAAGAAGAATTCCTTCTGGATTCACCGTGTCACCTGCCTAGGGACAGAGCCTCACATGGCCAGCTGCCAGGTGCAGGTGTCCCCGGCCCAGGGCAAGCCTCGGGCGGCCTGCCCGGGGGGCATGCACGCGGTGGTCAGCTGTGTGGCTGGGCCCCACTTCCGCCCACCCAAGGCAAAGGCACGGCACAAGGAACCCCGGGCCCAG GAGCCCAGGGTGCGCCTCCGCGCCGGGGCCCAGGTGGGCGAGGGCCGGGTGGAAGTGCTTAGGCACCACCAGTGGGGCACTGTCTGCGACCACAGGTGGAACCTCATCTCCGCCAGTGTCGTGTGTCGCCAGCTGGGCTTTGGTTCTGCTCGGGAGGCCCTCTTTGGGGCCCAGCTGGGCCAAG GGCTAGGCCCCATCCACCTGAGTGAGGTGCGCTGCCGGGGCTATGAGCGGACCCTCAGCGACTGCGGAGCCCTGGAAGGCTCGCAGAATGGCTGTCGGCACGAGAACGACGCTGCGGTCCGGTGCAACGTGCCCAATACGGGCTTCCGGAATCAG GTGCGCTTAGCCGGTGGGCGCAGTGCTGAGGAGGGTgtggtggaggtgcaggtggaAGTGAACGGGATCCAACGCTGGGGGGCCGTGTGCAGCGACCACTGGGGGCTCACCGAAGCCATGGTGACCTGCCGGCAACTCGGTCTGGGCTTTGCCAACCACGCCATCAAG GATACCTGGTACTGGCAGGGGACACCAGGGTCTGGAGACGTGGTGCTGAGCGGGGTGCGCTGCTCAGGGACGGAGCTGGCCCTGCAGCAGTGTCAGCGGCACGGGCCAGTGCACTGCTCCCACGGTGCGGGTCGCTTCTCAGCCGGAGTGTCCTGCACAGACA GTGCTCCCGACCTCGTGATGAATGCCCAGCTGGTGCAGGAGACGGCCTACCTGGAGGACCGCCCGCTCAGCCAGCTCTACTGCGCCCACGAGGAGAACTGCCTCTCCCGGTCGGCTGACCTCATGGACTGGCCCTACGGACACCGACGCCTGCTGCGCTTCTCCTCCCAGATCTTCAACCTGGGCCGAGCCGACTTCAGGCCCAAGACTGGGCGCCACAGCTGGATTTGGCACCAGTGTCACAT GCACTATCACAGCATCGAAGTCTTCACCCACTACGACCTACTCACTCTCAATGGCTCCAAGGTGGCTGAggggcacaaggccagcttcTGTCTAGAGGACACGAACTGCCCCACAG GACTGCAGAGGCGCTATGCATGTGCCAACTTTGGGGAGCAGGGGGTGACTGTAGGCTGCTGGGACACGTACCGGCATGACATCGACTGCCAATGGGTGGATATCACAGATGTGGGCCCCGGGGACTACATCTTCCAG GTGGTTGTGAACCCCAAATTCGAGGTGGCAGAGTCTGATTTCTCCAACAACATGATGCAGTGCCGCTGCAAATATGATGGGCACCGGGTCTGGCTGCACAATTGCCACACAG GGGATTCATACCGAGCCAACACAGAGCTCTCCGTGGAGCAGGCGCAGCGGCTCAGGAACAACCTCATCTGA